TCGTCCAAGGCCCCCGGCTCCGTCCCGCCGGGCCCCTGCGCTCCCTAGCTcgcctcctgcctgctgcagccgTCCAGGAGCTCAGTCATGAAGGAGATGTACACTATGGCCAGACGCAATGTCTCTATGCGGGACAACCTTTTCTCGTAGGTGAAGgtgggcaccttcttcctcagctGATCAAATGCCTCGTTGAGGTTGAacatcctcttcctctcccGTATGTTGGCAGCCTGGCGCTGGGCGTAGGTGATAACCCGCTTTCTCCTGGGTCTGTCCAGAAGGGAAGCGCTCCGcatcctctcttcttcctcgTCCTCTTCTTCGTCTTCGGGGTCTCCATCTCCGAAGGCAGCCAGGGGCAGCCCCCGAGCCATCCCCTCCCGGACCGACAGGGCTCTGTCCCCGAAGGGGGGCCCAGGGGTGATCTCACAGAGTCCCAGGCTCGGCCCGGTCCGGGGAGGAATCTGGGGGGAGCCCAGAGAGAAGTCGGCCACGAAATCCAGCACCGAGGCGCCCAGCAACCCCTCTGGGCAGGGCACTTGTGAGGCTCTGCCGTGCAGCTCATCCAGTCGTCCCGGGGGCTGGTGGGCTGGGAAGAGGCTAGCTGACATCTTACTTCAGAGTGGGCTTAATCTAGTCCCCCATCCTCAGCCCCAGCGGCGTTAATATTTATAACCCGCCGGATAACAGGATTAGCAGGGCTAGA
This Apus apus isolate bApuApu2 chromosome 2, bApuApu2.pri.cur, whole genome shotgun sequence DNA region includes the following protein-coding sequences:
- the FERD3L gene encoding fer3-like protein, whose product is MSASLFPAHQPPGRLDELHGRASQVPCPEGLLGASVLDFVADFSLGSPQIPPRTGPSLGLCEITPGPPFGDRALSVREGMARGLPLAAFGDGDPEDEEEDEEEERMRSASLLDRPRRKRVITYAQRQAANIRERKRMFNLNEAFDQLRKKVPTFTYEKRLSRIETLRLAIVYISFMTELLDGCSRQEAS